From the genome of Pseudonocardia sp. EC080619-01:
TCGGGGGCTCCGGGGAGCGGGCCAGCACGTCGAGCGCCTGGGTGATCTCCGGCCGGGCGTCGGGCAGGGCCAGGTCGATGCCCTGGCTCTCCAGCGCGGTCGGGAGGGTGTCGGCCGGGATCCGGCGCAGGACGAACTCGTCGAGCACCGCCGGCGTGTCCCAGTAGGGGTCGTTGCGGACGAGCAGCACCTCACCGCGCAGCCGGTCGACCTGCATCAGGCGGAACGGGCCACCCGCGGCGGGAGTGCCGTTCGCGAACGGCGCGGTCCAGCCACCGGGGGCGTCCTTGAGCAGGTGCGCGGGCAGCAGGTTGTCGAACAGCTCCTGCCAGTGCGGGTAGGGCTCGCGGAAGACGACGTCGACGGCCTTGCCCGCGGCGCGCGACCGGACGTCGGTGATCTCCCGGTAGCCGGCGGCGCCGATGGTGTTGGGCTGGCTGCGCATCTGCTGCCAGAGGTAGACGAAGTCCTCGGCGGCGATCGGCGCGCCGGTCGACCAGCCGGCCTCGACGTTGAGCTCGTAGCTGACCGTGAACGGGCTCTGGGAGGTGACCTTCGCGTCGGTGGCGACCGTCCGGTCGAGCTGCCGGACGCCCTGCGCGTCGGGCCGGAACACCGACGGCATCGTCATCGCGGCGATCGCCGTGGTCGCCGTCGACTGGTCCGACCGCAGGTGCGGGTTGAACCCGGCGCCCAGGTCGTCGATCCCCGCCACGACCCGGCTCGGGGTCGTCACGGGTTCGGCCGGCTGGTCGATGTCCGGCGGAGGTGCCGGCTGCGGGTCCGCGGAGCAGGCGGTCAGCGCCAGCAGGCCGGCCAGCAGCAGCGCGGGGAGCGCTCGGATCGGTCGACGTGCTCTCACGTCGGCAGTATCCCCGTCCGGTCCTCCCGGACCGGCGGACGGGGTCCGTCGGCGGGTGCCTTTGCTCTGCACACTCCGGCGCACCGGTCTGCTCCCTGCACCCGGGTGCACCGCCTTGCTCTGCGCACCCGGGCGCACGACCCGCCGCGGACCCCGGACCTCACTTCTCGGCGTTCGCCGCCGCCTTGGCCCGCGACCGGGCGCGGGCACGCAGGTTCGGGTCCAGCTCGATCTTGCGGATCCGGACGTTCTGCGGGGTGATCTCGACGCACTCGTCGGGCGCGCAGAACTCCAGCGACTGCTCGAGGCTCAGGATCGTCGGCGGGACCAGCTTGACCAGCACGTCGGACGTCGAGGACCGGACGTTCGAGAGCTTCTTCTCCCGGGTGATGTTGACCTCGAGGTCCTCGTTGCGGGTGTACTCGCCGACGACCATGCCGCCGTAGACCAGGGTGGTCGGACCGACGAACAGGGTCCCGCGGTCGGAGAGCTGGTCGACCGCGTGGCCGGTGACGGGGCCGCTGCGGTCGGAGATCAGCGAGCCCTTGTTGCGGGTGCGGATCTCGCCGACCCACGGGCCGTAGCCGTCGAAGACGTGGCTGGCGATCCCGGCGCCGCGGGTGAGCGTGAGGAACTCGGTCCGGAAGCCGATCAGGCCACGGGCCGGGACCCGGAACTCCATCCGCACGCGCCCCTCACCGTGCACCATGTCGCCCATCTCGCCCTTGCGGCCGGCGAGCAGCTGGGTGACACCGCCGAGGCTGTCGTCCGGGACGTCGACCGAGAGCTGCTCGAACGGCTCGTGCAGCTTCCCGTCGATCGTCTTCGTGACGACCTGCGGACGGCCGACGGTGAGCTCGAAGCCCTCCCGGCGCATCTGCTCGACGAGGACCGCGAGGGCCAGCTCGCCACGGCCCTGGACCTCCCAGGTGTCCGGACGGTCGGTCGGCAGCACCCGGACGGACACGTTGCCGATGAGCTCGGAGTCCAGCCGGTTCTTCACCAGCCGGGCGGTCAGCTTCTTGCCGGGCAGCGGGTCGCGACCGGCCAGCGGCGAGGTGTTGGTGCCGATCGTCATCGAGATGGCGGGCTCGTCGACGTCGATCCGCGGCAACGCGACCGGGTGCTCCGGGTCGGCGAGGGTGTCGCCGATGGTCACGTCCGCGATCCCGGCGACGGCGACGAGGTCACCGGCTCGGGCCTCCTCGGCCGGGACACGGGTGAGCGCCTCGGTCATCATCAGCTCGGTGATCTTGACGCGCGGGGTGCTGCCGTCCTCCCGGCACCAGGCGACCTGCTGGCCGCGACGGAGCACGCCGCCACGGATCCGGCAGAGCGCGATCCGGCCGAGGAAGCTGGACGCGTCGAGGTTGGTGACGTGCATCTGCAGCGGCGCGGACGGGTCGTCGGCCGGCGGCGGGACGACGTCGAGCAGCGTCTCGAAGAGCGGGGTGAGGTCGTCGGAGTCCGGCAGCTCGCCGTCGCCCGGGCGGATCCGGGAGGCCTTCCCGGCCCGCCCGGAGGCGTAGACGACCGGCAGGTCGAGCAGGTGTGCGGTGGCCGACTCGTCGAGGCCCAGCTCGTCGGCCAGCTCCAGCAGCAGCTCGAGTGACTCGTCGACGACCTCGGCGATCCGGGCGTCGCCACGGTCGGTCTTGTTGACCACGAGCATGACCGGCAGGCCGGCGGCGAGGGTCTTGCGCAGCACGAAACGGGTCTGCGGCAGCGGGCCCTCGGAGGCGTCGACCAGCAGGACGACACCGTCGACCATGGACAGGCCGCGCTCGACCTCGCCACCGAAGTCGGCGTGGCCGGGGGTGTCGACGACGTTGATCGTGTAGCCCTGCCAGCTCACCGCGGTGTGCTTGGCGAGGATCGTGATGCCCTTCTCGCGCTCGAGGTCGCCGGAGTCCATGATCCGGTCGACGGGCTCGGCGCGTTCGCCGAAGGCGCCGGACTGGCGCAGCATCGCATCGACGAGGGTCGTCTTGCCGTGGTCGACGTGCGCAACGATCGCGACGTTGCGCAGCTCGGGCCGGCCCGCGGAATCGGGCACGGCGTCGCTTCCGATGGCGGAGGCAGCGTCGAGGGCCGAGGCGGAACGAGGGATGGTCACACCACCACGGTATCGGCAGCAACCCCTGCCCCCTGCCCGCGGTGCAGGTTAGCCTGACCTCATCATGGGTAAGGTCAAGAAGAAGTGCTGCCGCTCCAAGCCGAAGCGCTGCAAGAACTGCCCGGTGGTCGCGATGCGCCTGCGCAAGGTCGGTGCCGACGACCTGAGCGGCAAGTCGTACCAGCGCGCACTCAAGGTCGCACGGATCTACTGACCACAGTGGACGACCGCTGATCAGCGGCTGAGCCGGTCCGTCGATCGACACGGGCCGAGCGGGCGGAGTGGCCCGGAGCGCGGCGGAGCGCGTCCCCGGACTCCGCCTGCGCCCCCGACGACGGCCGGTCGAACCCGTCCGTCGGCAGCGTCCGGGAGCCCCACGGACCACCCCGCGGGCATGGCCGGGATCACACGGTCTGCTGCGTCACCCCGGTGCCGCGGGGCCACCGGAACCGTCATCCGGCGGCCCGTCCGGCCGTGGCGCCACCGGGCCCGGCCGGTCGCCCGGACACCGCGGCGCCCAGCGCGGCGAGGGTGGCGGCGGGGCGTCCCACGGGGTCCGACGGGTCGAGCACGAGCACCCGCCAGCCGTGCCGGCGGAGCATCGCCCGCCGCCAGCCCGCCCCGCACCCGTCACCCACCGACGAGGCTCCGCGGATCTCCACCGCGACCCGGGCGTCGGGGAACGCCAGCCGCAGGACGACGCCGGCGATCTGGTGCTCGGAGCGCCACCCGGTCACCCGTTCCTGCACGAGCAGGGCGCGGAGCCGGTGCTGGGCGTGCTCGACGGCCTGCCCGGTCGCGGAGGCCAGCATCCGGGCGACGGCCGACGACCCGTGCGCGCCGCGGTACCTCCCGAGGGCGGCGGTGAGCGTGGCCAGGTCCGGGACGGACCGGGCACCTCCCGTTCCCGCCCCGGACAGGACCCGGGTCAGCAGGGCCTCCCCCGCGACGTGCGGTTCGAGGGCCGCCTCGATCAGCGCGAGCGCCGGCGCGGCGACGGCGATCCGGTCCCGGTGCACGACGTCGGCCTGGTTCAGCCCGCGGCGGCGGACCTGCACCTCCGGCCGGGGGCGCGGCGCGCGCCGGCGGGGGACGGTCACGGTGACCGTCACCGGGGCGTCCGGGAGCAGCCCCCACCACCAGGCGGCCGCGGCGCCGGTGAGGACCGCGTCCTCCCCCGCCCACAGCACCGCCGCCCGCACCCGGCCGGCATCAGTGACCGCGTACGCGGTGTCCCGGTAGACCCGCGGATGCACCGGCACCCAGCGGCGCGCCGCCAGCCGGCGGTCCACGGCGTCCGGTGAGACGCCCGCCCGCACCGCCTGGCCACGGGAGAGCACACCGTCCTGGGCGGCGAGGAGGTGCTCGACAGGACCGGGCGGGGCGCTCCGCGACCGGCGACGGCCGGGTGGCGCTCCGTGCGACCCGGCGGAGCCGGCGGCAGACCCCCGGGACGGGGACGGGGACGAGGACGGCGGGAGGGTGGAGGGCATCGGGCTGCGAGTCATGCGGCTTGGACGACACCCGGGGCCCGGCGGTTCCCCCGACTTCCGGAGCCGTCGTCGTTCCGGCACGGTCCACCGCGGTCCACGTGCCGGGATCAGGACCGGAGCAGGTCGACCAGCTCCGCGACGACGGCCCGGTCCGCGTCGAGCCAGCCGAGGGCCGCCACCTCGTGCGCCCCGACCCACCGCAGCGACCGGTGCTCGCGGGCCTCCGGCTCGGGTGAGTCCGGCGTGAGCCGGGCGGTGCGGATACGCAGCACCCGGCGCCCGATCGGCAGGTCGGTCCCGATCCGGCCGTCCGCGCGGATCCGTGCCCCCAGCTCCTCCCGGCACTCCCGGACGAGCGCGTCCGTCTCGCTCTCCCCGGGCTCGACCCCACCTCCGGGCAGCTCCCAGCGACCGGCGAGCTCGGCCGGGTAGGACCGCTGGGCGACGAGCAGCCGCCCGTCGCGCACGATCGCCGCACCGACGACGACGGGGGCCCGGCCGAGCTCCCCGGCCCGCTCGGCGACGACGTCGCGGCGCGCCCCGAGCAGGCGACGGCCGTACCGGCGCAGCACCGGGTCGGAGAGCCGTCCGAGGACGCCGAACGGCGGTGACCAGGTGAGTTCGTCGCGGACCCGGGTACCGGCGCCGTCCGGGATGACCCGGGTCGCGTGCCGCAGGACGGCGGCCGGTCCCGTCGCGAGCTCGGACCACACTCCGGCAACGCCGGCCCGGGTGATCCGGGTCCGGCAGGCGAGGACCCCGGCCGGCAGGGCGACCCGCACCTCGTCGCCGGCGACGAGCAGCCGGGCGGGGGCGGTGAGCCGCGCACCGGTCCGGGAGAGCGCCTGCTCCGCAACGGCCGTCTCCCGGAGGACCCCCGCGACGAGCGCCGGTGGTGCGTCCACGTGGTGGTCGAGGGTCAGCACGGGCACACGGACGATCCTCGCAGGACGGGTCCCGGCGGCCGTCCCGGGCCGGATCTCGCCGAAACGCCACGGCCACCGGCGGTCGCGGCCAGGCTGGCGGCGTGCAGCAGACCCTCGGCGCTCCCGGAGAACGGGCTGTCCCGGCCGCCCGGCCACCCGCCGTCCGCATGACCGGCCTGGGCCGGGACTTCGGCGCGGTGCGCGCCGTCGACGGCGTCGACCTGGACGTCCCGATGGGATCGATCCTGGGCCTGCTCGGGCCGAACGGGGCGGGCAAGACCACGCTGCTGCGGATGCTGCTCGGGCTGCTCGCCCCGACCGACGGCACGATCGAGCTGCTCGGGCGGCAGCTCCCGGGTCGGGCCGCCGAGGTCCTCCCGCACGTCGGCGCCCTGATCGAGGGCCCGGCGCTGCACGGGCACCGGACGGGCAGGCAGAACCTGCTGCGGTACGCGGCGGCCGAACCGCTGCTGGCCACCGACCGGGTCCTGACCGCCGTCGCCGCCGTCCTGGAGCGGGTCGGGCTCAGCGGCGCTGCGGACCGGAAGGTGCGCGAGTACTCGCTCGGCATGCGGCAGCGGCTGGGCCTCGCCGTCCCGCTGCTGACCCGACGACGGCTGGTGGTCCTCGACGAGCCGACCAACGGTCTCGATCCGGCCGGCACCCGCGACGTCCGCCGGCTCGTCGCGGAGATGCACGCGGCCGGCGCGACCGTGGTGGTCAGCTCGCACCTGCTCGCCGAGATCGAGACCACCTGCACGCACGTCGCCGTGCTGCGGGCGGGGCGGCTGGTGGCCGCGGGCCCGTTGCGGGACCTGCTCGACGGCGCGGCCGGACGGCTGGTCGTGACCACACCGGACGGCGGCCGCGCGGTCCGTGTCCTGCTCGACCGCGGCATCGACGCCGAGGTGGCACCGGAGGGCCGGGTGCAGGTCGCGGCCGGGCCGCCGGCGCCGGACGTCGTCGCGCTGCTCGTGCACGCCGGTGTCGCGGTGCACGGGGTGACCCGGCCCGTGGCCCGACTGGAGGAGGTCTTCGCCGACCTCACCGGGGACCCCGGCCGGAGCCGGACGCCCGGTGGACCCGGGGCCTACCGGTGAGCACCGCGGTCCGCCCCGGTACGGCACCGCGCGCGGCCGGCCGGGCCACCGCGGCACCGCTCCCCCGCCTCCTCCACTCGGAGCTCGAGCTGGCCCTGGCGCGCCCGCGGACCGCCGTCGTGCTCGCCGCGGCGGCGGCCGTCCCGGTGCTCGCGACGCTCGCCCTGGCCGGCGGGCCCGGCGACCTGACCCACGCGCTGGGTGTCCTGGTGGTCGCTCTGTCCGAGCCGGCCGCGTTCTCCCTGGGCATGCCCCTCGTGCTCGTCGCCGCGGACGCGTTCGCCGGCGAGCGGGGCAGCGGCACCCTCGACGGGCTGCGCCTGTCGCCGGTCGGCCCCGGACGGTTGTTGCTGCTCAAGGTCTCGGCGGTGGCGTGTGCGGCGACCCTGTCCGCACTCGTCGTGGTCGCCGCCGCGCTGGTCGCCGGTGGCCTGGTGCTGGGCGCCGGGCCGTACGGCACCGGGGTGACGCTCGGGCGGGCGCTCGTCCTCGCCGCCTGGGTGACCGGGCAGCTGACCGGGCTCGGTCTGCTGCTCCTCGCGTTGTCGGCGGCGGTGCGGCGACCGGCGGTCGTGGTCGCCACCGGGCTCGCCGCCCTCACCGCCGCCCCGCTGGTCGCGACGGTCCTCCCGGATGCCGCCGCCGTGCTCCCCTCCGGGCACTGGCACGAGGTCCTCGCCGCGGTCACGGCCGTACCCGCCGACACCGGCGCGGCGTGGGCCACCACGGTGCGCGCGGCGGGGTTCGCCGTGGCCGGGGCCGGGATCGTGCTGTTCCTGCTCACCCGCCGCGACGGGTGACCCGGCGGTCGTCCCGCCGTGACGCGCGGTCCGGTCTGCGCCACGATGGGCCGATGGCCACCCCGCTGCTGACCGACGCCGAGATCACCGACGCCCTGCGGACGCTCCCGGGCTGGGACCGGGACGGGGACTCGATCGTCCGCACCGCACGGCTGCCCGACTTCGTCGCCGCCGTGTCGGTGGTGGACCGCGTCGCCGACGACGCCGAGGCCGCCGACCATCACCCGGACATCGACATCCGCTACAACACGCTCACGTTCCGGCTCTCCACGCACTCCGAGGGCGGGCTCACCGCCAAGGACACCGGCCTGGCCGGCCAGATCTCCGACCGGATCGCCACCGCAGGCGGCTGAGCCCGGCCGGGACGGCCCGGCCGCCTCAGAGCCGGCGGTTGCGCAGGACCGGGATCTGCTCGCGGACCTCGGCGGCGACCGCCGGGTCGACGTCGGCGACGAGCACACCCGGGCCGGCGTCGAGCGAGTGCACGATCTCCCCGCGCGGTCCGGCGACCAGGCTGTACCCGATCCCGGTGGGGGCCTTGCCGTGCTCCCGGCCGACGGTCGTCGGGTCGGCCTGGTCACAGGCGACGACGAACGACCCGGTGTCCAGCGCCCGCGCGCGGACCAGCAGCTCCCACTGCTCGCGCTTCCCCGCTCCCGCACCCCAGGACGCGGGCACGAGCTGGACGGTCGCGCCCGCGTCGGCGAGCCGCTGGTAGAGCCCGGGGAACCGGACGTCGTAGCAGGTGGAGAGCCCGACCCGGACCGGATCGGTGCCGGGCCCGTCCGCCTCCGGGACGTCGACCGTGACCGGTTCGGTCCCCGGCGCGACGGTGTCGGACTCGGCGAACCCGAACGCGTCGAACATGTGGATCTTGTCGTAGTGGGTGTCCACACCGGCACCGGTGACCAGGAGGGTGTTGCGGACCCGGCCGTCACCGGAGGGGGTGAACATCCCGACCACCACCGTGATCCCGGCGGCCGCGGCCAGCCCACGCACCCGCGACGCCCACGGCCCGTCCAGAGGCTCGGCGACCGGTCCCAGCGCGGTGCCGAAGCAACACATGCCGGCCTCGGGGAACACGACGATGCGGGCCCCCGCACCGGCCGCCTCCCGGACCCGCGGTCCGATCTCGGCGAGGTTCTCCTCGGGGTCGCGGGTGGAGGAGATCTGGGCCAGTGCGATCCGCATGGACCGGTCGTACCACGTCCACCTGGTGGACGCGCCGGTCGAGCCGCGGGCGGAACGTGGGGTACGGTCGAACCGTGCTGCGCGCCTACTACTACTGGTTTCGCCAGCCGGCCCGGGATGGGTCGGCCGGCGCGGTAGCGCGCTGACCTCCATCCCCGCGAGCCGGCATCACGGACCGGCTCGGGCACGGTGATCCGGGGCGGTCTGCCGGGAAAGGACCGCCGTCCCCGATGAGTAGCACTCCCGCTGCACTGCTCGACACCCCGCTGGACGACCGGCGCATCGAGCGGATCAGCCCACTGATCTCCCCCGCCCTGCTGCGGCACGATCTGCCGTGCACCCCCCAGGTCGCCGACACCGTCACCCGTGGACGGGCCGCCGTGACCGGGGTGCTCGACGGCACCGACGACCGGCTGCTCGTCATCGTCGGGCCGTGCTCGGTGCACGACCCGGAGGCCGCCATCGACTACGCCGGCCGGCTTGCCGCGCGGGCCGAGGAACTCTCCGGCGAGCTGTGCGTCGTCATGCGGACCTACTTCGAGAAGCCGCGCACCACGGTCGGCTGGAAGGGCCTCATCAACGACCCGGGCCTGGACGGCACGTTCGACGTCAACCGGGGCCTGCGCACCGCCCGCAAGCTGTTGCTCGACATCTCCGCCCTGGGCCTGCCGGTGGGCTGCGAGTTCCTCGACCCGATCACCCCGCAGTACATCGCGGACGTCGTGACGTGGGGATCCATCGGCGCCCGCACCGCGGAGAGCCAGGTGCACCGGCAGCTGGTCAGCGGGTTGTCGATGCCGGTCGGGATCAAGAACGCGACCGACGGTGACGTCCGGGCGGCGCTCGACGGCATGCGGGCGGCGGCGGCGTCGCACGTGTTCATGGGGGTCAACGCCGACGGGCTCGCCGGGCTGGTCACGACCACCGGCAACCCGGACACCCACGTGATCCTGCGCGGCGGCACCCGGCCGAACTACTCGGCGGAGGACGTCGCCGCGACCACGAGCGCCCTGCGCGACGCCGGGGTCCCGGAGCGGGTGGTCGTCGACGCGAGCCACGGAAACAGCGGCAAGGACCACGAACGCCAGGCCGTGGTGGTCGGCGAGCTGGCCGAGCGGATCGCGGACGGGGAGCGCGGCGTCACCGGGCTGATGATGGAGAGCTTCCTGGAGGCGGGGCGCCAGGAGCTCGGCCCCGACATGGTGCGCGGCCGTTCGGTGACGGACGCCTGCATGTCCTGGGACACCACCGACGAGCTGCTCGGCACCCTCGCCGCTGCCGTCCGCACCGGCCGCCGCTGAGCCGGACCGGCGGGGCCGGGCCGGGAGCCGGTCGCCGCTCCCGCCCCGGCCCGCCGCCACGGGTCCTCTCCCACCGGCCGGGTTCCGTCGCGCACAGTTCCGGCGTGGGCACTGTCCGTCCGTTGCGGACGGTGCGAGGCTCGGCCCCCGTCCGGCCGGGACCGGCCGTGACCACCGGGAGGGGACGAACATGATCAAGGGCTTCAAGGACTTCCTGCTGCGCGGGAACGTCGTCGACCTCGCCGTGGCGGTAGTCATCGGCGCCGCCTTCACCGCGGTCGTCACGGCCTTCACGGAGGCGTTCCTGAAGCCGCTGATCCAGCTCTTCTCCGGCGGCGGCGAGCTGGCCGGAGCGTTCGAGGTGAACGGCGTGACGTTCGACTGGGCGAGCTTCGTGAACGCGGTGATCACCTTCGTGATCACCGCGGCGGTCGTGTACTTCCTCGTGGTGCTGCCGCTGAAGACGATCCAGGAGCGGCGCAAGCGGGGCGAGGAGGCCGGACCGGCCGACCCCACCGAGGTCGAGCTGCTCAAGGAGATCCGCGACCTGCTGCGCGAGGGCCGCGCCGACGGCGTCGCGGTCCGGCACGCCGTCGGGCCCGACGGGTCGACCGACTGATCCCGGGGCCGCCCGGCCGGTCTCACCCCGCACCGCCGCCGAGCCGGGCCCGCACGCGTCGGCGCAGCAGGTCGTACTGGGCGGCGCAGCGCCGCGGCGGCCCGGGCGGCCGCACCACCGGGCGGGGCGGCTGGACGGTCTCCCCCGGTGCGAACTGGTCGCGCGTCAGGTCGATCTCGGTGCCGCCGGGGAGCCGGTTCCACCAGTGGTATCCCTGCAACCTGCCGTCGGGCAGCCAGACCTCGGCGAGCAGCAGCTCCCCGCCGAAGAGGTCGTGCAGCACCAGTGCCGTCGCCCCGCACTGCCCGCGGGACGGCGACCCGGGGCTCCAGTCGTCGAGATCCGCGTCGTCGCAGGTGTCCCGGCCCCACGACGACCGCAGCGCGGCCGCCACCTCGGACAGGGTGGGTGCCGGTGCGGCCGGCCGGGCGGCGGTGGTCATGGCGCGGAAGCTACGACCGACCCCCGACAGTTCCGGCCGGTGCGGGCGCGTCGGCAGCGGTCGCCGCCCGGACGGTCACCGGCACCGCGACACCGGTCGCGGCACGCCGCGCTCCATCCGGTGCTCGGTGATCCCGTCCGGGCGCTCGATCGGTCCGAGATCGACGAACCCGAGCCTGCGGTAGAGCGCGGCGGCCCGCTCGTTCCCGACGACGACGTGCAGGGCCAGCCGGCCCGCGCCCCATCCCCCGGCCCGGTCGAGCACCGCGGAGACCAGTGCCTCCGCCGCGCCGGTGCCACGGGCGTGCGGCGCGACCCACAGCGCGATCAGGTCGGCGGTCCCGGTCTCGTCCGGCGGGACGGCGACGACCTGGCCGCACGGACGCCCGTCGAGGTCGGCGACGAGGTGGCGGTTCGGCGCGGCCAGCCGGTCCCGCCACTCCTGCTCGCCCGCGCCCAGCCAGTCCTCGAGCCTGCTGTGGAACGCGTGCGGGGCCTCGGCGAGCGCGGCGAGCCGCAGCGCACGCCAGGTCCTCCAGTCGTCGGGCTCCAGCTCTCGCACGGTGATCGACGGACCGGCCAACGAGCACCTCCCGGGGTCGGACGGAAGGGCGAACCTAGCAGCGTCCACCCGGCCGCCGACGCCCGCTGCACCGTGGCGTCCGAGACCTCCGGCGCCGCAATGTGTCCGGATCGTCCGGTCCGAACCGGCAACCGGAGCCCGGAGCGGGTACGAACAACGGTCATGCCGCCCGAACCACGTCACCGCGCCCGGACGGTCGTCTCGTCCTGGTCGGCCGGAACCCACCGTGTCCTCGTCCTGCTGATCGTGGCGGTGCTCGTCGTCGCCGGTGTCCTGACCGGACTGATGCTGAGCCGCGCCGACGCGCAGGACACGGGCATCGACGCACTCGGCCCCCTGACCGGCCCGCCGACGCTCGTCGGGCGGGTGCAGGAGGTGCGGGACCCGGCCACCGTCGTCGTCGACGTGCAGGGGCGGCCGGTGACCGTCTCGGTGCTCGGGGTCGACACCTCGGCGACGCCGGAGTGCGCGCAGGCCGGCGCGCTGGCCTTCGCCCGCGACTTCCTCGACGGCGAGGAGGTCACCCTGGTACCCGACCCGACACTGCCCGCCCCCGCGGCGGACGCCCCGGCCTGGCCGGCCTACCTGGTCGTCGCCAGCCAGCAGTCCTACACCGACGCCGCCCTGGTGGCGGGCTGGGTCTCCCCCGGTGAGGGCCGGTACCGGCCCGGGTTCGAGGCTGGCGAGCGGATCGCTCAGGACCAGGACGCGGGGATGTGGGGCCCGCCCTGCAACCGTCAGCCCTGATCGTGGGCGACACCCCGGTCACGCGGCACGGCGACCACGCTCCTGGGAGGATGCCGCCGTGGATCCCCGGGTGGTACGGACGCGCAGGCGCCTGCAGGACGCCCTGCTCGCCCTCGCCCGCGAACGCCCGCTGGAGTCGATCGCCGTCGCGGACGTCGCCGAGCGCGCCGGGGTCAACCGCAGCAGCTTCTACCAGCACTACGGCGACAAGGAGGCCCTGCTCGCGGACGCGCTGAGCGCGCAGGCCCTCGCGGCGGGCGCCGACCTGTCCGAGCTGGTGACGACCGACGTCGGGCCCGAACCCCCGGGGGCATTGCTCCGCTGGTTCGCGCACGTCGGCGATCACGCGTCGCTGTACCGCCAGGCACTGGGCGGGGCGGCGGCACCGGACGCGGCGGCCGGGATGCGCCGCTGGATGCAGGACTTCGTCGCCGACACCGCGCGGCGGATGGGGTTCGCCGAGGACGACGCC
Proteins encoded in this window:
- the typA gene encoding translational GTPase TypA, producing MTIPRSASALDAASAIGSDAVPDSAGRPELRNVAIVAHVDHGKTTLVDAMLRQSGAFGERAEPVDRIMDSGDLEREKGITILAKHTAVSWQGYTINVVDTPGHADFGGEVERGLSMVDGVVLLVDASEGPLPQTRFVLRKTLAAGLPVMLVVNKTDRGDARIAEVVDESLELLLELADELGLDESATAHLLDLPVVYASGRAGKASRIRPGDGELPDSDDLTPLFETLLDVVPPPADDPSAPLQMHVTNLDASSFLGRIALCRIRGGVLRRGQQVAWCREDGSTPRVKITELMMTEALTRVPAEEARAGDLVAVAGIADVTIGDTLADPEHPVALPRIDVDEPAISMTIGTNTSPLAGRDPLPGKKLTARLVKNRLDSELIGNVSVRVLPTDRPDTWEVQGRGELALAVLVEQMRREGFELTVGRPQVVTKTIDGKLHEPFEQLSVDVPDDSLGGVTQLLAGRKGEMGDMVHGEGRVRMEFRVPARGLIGFRTEFLTLTRGAGIASHVFDGYGPWVGEIRTRNKGSLISDRSGPVTGHAVDQLSDRGTLFVGPTTLVYGGMVVGEYTRNEDLEVNITREKKLSNVRSSTSDVLVKLVPPTILSLEQSLEFCAPDECVEITPQNVRIRKIELDPNLRARARSRAKAAANAEK
- a CDS encoding NUDIX domain-containing protein; the protein is MPVLTLDHHVDAPPALVAGVLRETAVAEQALSRTGARLTAPARLLVAGDEVRVALPAGVLACRTRITRAGVAGVWSELATGPAAVLRHATRVIPDGAGTRVRDELTWSPPFGVLGRLSDPVLRRYGRRLLGARRDVVAERAGELGRAPVVVGAAIVRDGRLLVAQRSYPAELAGRWELPGGGVEPGESETDALVRECREELGARIRADGRIGTDLPIGRRVLRIRTARLTPDSPEPEAREHRSLRWVGAHEVAALGWLDADRAVVAELVDLLRS
- a CDS encoding ABC transporter ATP-binding protein, whose translation is MTGLGRDFGAVRAVDGVDLDVPMGSILGLLGPNGAGKTTLLRMLLGLLAPTDGTIELLGRQLPGRAAEVLPHVGALIEGPALHGHRTGRQNLLRYAAAEPLLATDRVLTAVAAVLERVGLSGAADRKVREYSLGMRQRLGLAVPLLTRRRLVVLDEPTNGLDPAGTRDVRRLVAEMHAAGATVVVSSHLLAEIETTCTHVAVLRAGRLVAAGPLRDLLDGAAGRLVVTTPDGGRAVRVLLDRGIDAEVAPEGRVQVAAGPPAPDVVALLVHAGVAVHGVTRPVARLEEVFADLTGDPGRSRTPGGPGAYR
- a CDS encoding ABC transporter permease — protein: MSTAVRPGTAPRAAGRATAAPLPRLLHSELELALARPRTAVVLAAAAAVPVLATLALAGGPGDLTHALGVLVVALSEPAAFSLGMPLVLVAADAFAGERGSGTLDGLRLSPVGPGRLLLLKVSAVACAATLSALVVVAAALVAGGLVLGAGPYGTGVTLGRALVLAAWVTGQLTGLGLLLLALSAAVRRPAVVVATGLAALTAAPLVATVLPDAAAVLPSGHWHEVLAAVTAVPADTGAAWATTVRAAGFAVAGAGIVLFLLTRRDG
- a CDS encoding 4a-hydroxytetrahydrobiopterin dehydratase, producing the protein MATPLLTDAEITDALRTLPGWDRDGDSIVRTARLPDFVAAVSVVDRVADDAEAADHHPDIDIRYNTLTFRLSTHSEGGLTAKDTGLAGQISDRIATAGG
- a CDS encoding carbon-nitrogen hydrolase family protein: MRIALAQISSTRDPEENLAEIGPRVREAAGAGARIVVFPEAGMCCFGTALGPVAEPLDGPWASRVRGLAAAAGITVVVGMFTPSGDGRVRNTLLVTGAGVDTHYDKIHMFDAFGFAESDTVAPGTEPVTVDVPEADGPGTDPVRVGLSTCYDVRFPGLYQRLADAGATVQLVPASWGAGAGKREQWELLVRARALDTGSFVVACDQADPTTVGREHGKAPTGIGYSLVAGPRGEIVHSLDAGPGVLVADVDPAVAAEVREQIPVLRNRRL
- a CDS encoding 3-deoxy-7-phosphoheptulonate synthase, with product MSSTPAALLDTPLDDRRIERISPLISPALLRHDLPCTPQVADTVTRGRAAVTGVLDGTDDRLLVIVGPCSVHDPEAAIDYAGRLAARAEELSGELCVVMRTYFEKPRTTVGWKGLINDPGLDGTFDVNRGLRTARKLLLDISALGLPVGCEFLDPITPQYIADVVTWGSIGARTAESQVHRQLVSGLSMPVGIKNATDGDVRAALDGMRAAAASHVFMGVNADGLAGLVTTTGNPDTHVILRGGTRPNYSAEDVAATTSALRDAGVPERVVVDASHGNSGKDHERQAVVVGELAERIADGERGVTGLMMESFLEAGRQELGPDMVRGRSVTDACMSWDTTDELLGTLAAAVRTGRR
- the mscL gene encoding large conductance mechanosensitive channel protein MscL, whose amino-acid sequence is MIKGFKDFLLRGNVVDLAVAVVIGAAFTAVVTAFTEAFLKPLIQLFSGGGELAGAFEVNGVTFDWASFVNAVITFVITAAVVYFLVVLPLKTIQERRKRGEEAGPADPTEVELLKEIRDLLREGRADGVAVRHAVGPDGSTD
- a CDS encoding GNAT family N-acetyltransferase, giving the protein MAGPSITVRELEPDDWRTWRALRLAALAEAPHAFHSRLEDWLGAGEQEWRDRLAAPNRHLVADLDGRPCGQVVAVPPDETGTADLIALWVAPHARGTGAAEALVSAVLDRAGGWGAGRLALHVVVGNERAAALYRRLGFVDLGPIERPDGITEHRMERGVPRPVSRCR
- a CDS encoding TetR/AcrR family transcriptional regulator; protein product: MDPRVVRTRRRLQDALLALARERPLESIAVADVAERAGVNRSSFYQHYGDKEALLADALSAQALAAGADLSELVTTDVGPEPPGALLRWFAHVGDHASLYRQALGGAAAPDAAAGMRRWMQDFVADTARRMGFAEDDAGIPLDVFAAGLTWSLLGVAASWLERDPLPAPEVAAGWAWRMLVRRDF